In bacterium, the genomic stretch TTCGAAGAAGGGTGCCTTTTCTATTGTCCTTAATCATCCTGGCTGTAAGTCTATTTGCGTTGATGGTGGTTTCAACCTATCTAGGCGCAGCAGAATTGTCGTTTGCCGATGTCCGTGATGCAATTCTGGCTCGAATCCCACTAATAGGTTCCCATATTCGTCCACCTTCGGAGATAATTGACGTAATAGTCTGGAAGCTTCGTATGCCGCGTGTGGCGTTGGCCGCTTTGGTGGGTGCAATGCTGGCTATCGCGGGGGTTGCTTTCCAAGGGCTACTTCGCAATCCTCTAGCAGACCCCTATATTGTGGGGGTCTCATCAGGAGCGGCAGTCGGTGGAGCGGTTGCCACTTTGCTTGGAGTATCCGGCGCCCTTTTTGGCTTCGGCGCTCCGGCAATTGCTTTCCTATCCGCGATGCTCGGGATGACACTCGTCTATTCGCTTGCGAAACGCGGCAACCAAGTGCAAGTAGGAACATTTCTTTTAGCTGGCGTTGCGGTTGGCTCGGCGCTCTGGTCGTTGATTACGCTTCTTCTGATTGCAGCCCATAAAGACTTCAACAGCATCTTATCATGGTTGATGGGAAGTTTTGCCGATTGCACCTGGGATCACTTATTAATCACTGCTCCATTAGCTCTCATCGGATGGCTC encodes the following:
- a CDS encoding iron ABC transporter permease yields the protein MSLIILAVSLFALMVVSTYLGAAELSFADVRDAILARIPLIGSHIRPPSEIIDVIVWKLRMPRVALAALVGAMLAIAGVAFQGLLRNPLADPYIVGVSSGAAVGGAVATLLGVSGALFGFGAPAIAFLSAMLGMTLVYSLAKRGNQVQVGTFLLAGVAVGSALWSLITLLLIAAHKDFNSILSWLMGSFADCTWDHLLITAPLALIGWLALQWQARALNVFSLGEETAAHLGIEIEQLKRIILIAGSVITAAAVSVCGIIGFVGLIVPHIARRLFGADHRTLYPASAFLGSILVVGADIMARMLLRPIEIPVGVITALMGTPFFIYLLKRTT